The DNA window CTGTATAATCCGGTTAACCGCCGCATCATAATCAAGCCCGAGGCTCATAAGCTTCATCAGCTGGTCGTTGGCGATTTTACCGATAGACGCTTCATGCGTCATTTCAGCATCCGGGTGCAGTGCGCGCAGGGCCGGGATCGTTTGATTGCTGCCATTGTCCATGATGATGGCATCGCATTCTATATGACCATAGCATTTGGCAAATGCCGTCAGGTTGACATAAAAATCCTGGCTGGAATTGCCTTTTATAACGGAACGGGAAACGATATTCGTCTTGCTGTCAGTTCCGACCAGTTCAACTTCATTTCTGGATTCGGCCACCTGGTCGCCGTCGGTCATTACCCGTTCGGTGATGAGCAGCACGCTTCCCGCCCCGATTTTGGCTTCATTGAAGCGCTTGGCTTCATCCACCCCGCCCAGCTGCGTCAGCTCCATTTCCACTTGGGCGTTTTCCGCCATATAAACTTTTGTGGTAGGATTTAAAATTCGTCGACCCGTACCCTCACCAAGGGCGATATGCTTTTCCACATATTTTACTTTTGCACCCGCCTTGATCTGAAATTCATGGATACCGGAATGGCCTTCGGATTCCTTGCCCCCGCAATGAATGCCGCACCCGGCAATAATGGTCACATCCGCTCCTTCCCCGACAATAAATGTATTGTAGACCGTATCATGAAGTCCTGCCTGGGATAATATAACAGGAATATGAACGGACTCATTCACCGTTCCAGGCTTTATATCAATGATAATACCATCACCTTTTTCGTTTGTTTCGATATTGATATTGGCGGAGACCTCGCGGCCCAGAAGCTTACCGTTTTTTCGAATATTATAAGCGCCTTTGGGAATTCCTTCGAGTTCAGCAACTTCCTTTAATACCCTTCTATCGATAGCATTGAGCATTATCTTCTCCTTGACACAATTCATTGAACTTACAGACACTCGAATCCTCAAGTATCGATACCGCACCAGCAAGATCACCGGAATAACCGATTTTTCCGTCTTTGATCAACAAAAGCGTATCGGCGGCTTCAAGAAATGCTTTGTTGTGGCTCACCACAATAGTGGTTGTTTTGTTTTCTTTCTGTTCGCGTTTGAGCAACTCCACCATTGGACCGATGGTCCAGAGATCAATGCCGGTGTCTGGCTCATCATAGATTGCCACTTTTGGATTTTTAGCGATTACCGTGGCCAGTTCGATTTTTTTGATTTCCCCGCCAGACAGCTTGCTATCCACACGCTTGTCCAGAAACTCCAGAGAGCAGACGCCCACCCGGGAAATGATCTCAATGAGTTTATCTTCGTCATCAGAGCCTGCGGCAATCGATAGCAGATCCCGAAAAGTCGTTCCCTTGAATCGGGCCGGATGCTGAAATCCATAAACGATGCCTGCTTTGGACCGTTCATGAATGGGAAGCTTGGTGATATCGGACCCGTTGAAAATTATCTTTCCGGACGTGAGTTCATTGATCCCCATGATCAGCTTGGCCAGGGTGGTTTTGCCCGACCCGTTGGGTCCGGTTATGGCGTAGAATCCGCCAGCTTCAAACGTAAAACTCAAATCATGGATGATGGTCCGACCAGACGGACTTTGGGCGTCGACATCTGATTCCGGGACTCTGTACGTAATGTTTTTTAATTCCAACATGGCTGCACGCTTTCACTTAAATTTTTGGTTTCTGATTTCAATTCATAATCACATCCACTCATATAATTTGCATCGACCACATCGCTCGCCAACGATGATTCGCGCTGGTTTCGAATGACTTGCGAATTCAGCCTGCGTCGCAAACTTGAAAGACAGGCAGCTTGACGCTCGGAAATTCCTGACGGCAAGCGCCTGTCCGCCACATCATCTGGATCAACGCACAACCGTTTCAACGGTCAGCAGCCGAGATTTTCCGCCGCAAAATCCCAATTGATCAACGTGTCCAGAACAGCCTTGACGTAGTCCGCGCGTCGGTTCTGGTAATCCAGATAGTAGGCGTGCTCCCACACGTCGATGGTCAGCAGCGGCTTCATGCTCATGGTCATGGGCACCTCCGCGTTTGCGGTCTTCACAACCTTGAGCATGTCGCTGTCCAGCACAAGCCATACCCACCCACTGCCGAACTGCGCCCCGGCCGCGGTCACCAGTTCTTTCTTGCAGGCGTCGAGAGAACCGAAGGATACCTCGATCTTCTTCTGCAACACACTGGCAGGCTCACCACCACCCTTTGGCCTCAGGCTTTGCCAGTAGAAGGCGTGGTTCCATGCTTGCGCCGCGTTATTGAAGATGGCGGTTTTATCGCTCTTGCCTTCTGTCTCGCTTATGATCTTCTCCAGGGTCATGTCCGCATACTGCGTTTCGGCCACTAGCTTTTTCAGGTTGTCGACGTAGCCCTTGTGATGCTTGCCGTAATGAAAACCGATCGTCTTCGCGGAAATCACGGGCTCCAACGCGTTTTCCGCATAGGGCAGAAAAGGCAAAACCTGCGGGGATTCACGATTCAAGATGTCATTGCTCATAATTATTTCTCCCTTGCTGCTGTCGATGGCCGTCGGGTTTCATGCATGCCGAAGACCACGTGTTGGTTCATCAACCCGCCTCGTCTCATGCATAAGCCCGAACAGATTTTCTCCTGTCCCACTGCCGAGCCTGTGCGACGGCGAGAAAAATCTCAAGATCGTTGGCGTTTAAGTATCCAGCATCTTTCCCTTCATACCCGCCAAAACAATTATCACTCGCCATCGCATTGCCCTCTATTGCTTCAACCCATGAAAATCCCATGCGATAACTCAATGTATTTTTTCAGAGTATGCACTGTTATCATGAACACGATGCAAAGTTGAGCTTTTTCTTTACCAGAAGATCATATCGCAAAGTGCGTGCCGAATAGGCAATATGAGAGTCTCTGTCTGCAACAGACCGAATCCATGGCGAAAATGCGGAAGAAAAAATGACGGCGCGTGGGATTAACCGTCAACGAAATCCTCGATATGTAATGGCTACGCGGAATATCACGGATTTTTCATGGCATGAGCCTATGTGGTGCCGGGGACCAAGAGAGGGACACCAGGCTCATATTCAAGAGAGGAGGACGAGGGTCAGGAAATGTTGAGGGACACTTTTCTGGGGAAACTCCAGAACCTTGAATTCCATGCGCAGAGGTCTGGGCATGGAATCAGGACGACAGGATTATTCAAGATTCAAGATCGGACCCCGCTCCCCTGGGATCAGTGGTGCAGGATCTGGCTGAGGAACTGTCTGGTGCGGTCGTAGCGGGGATTGGAGAAAAATTCCTCCGGGGAATTCTGTTCCACGATCTCGCCGCCGTCCATGAATATGATGCGGTCGGCCACGGTCCGGGCGAAGCCCATTTCATGGGTCACGCACACC is part of the Desulfomicrobium macestii genome and encodes:
- a CDS encoding SufB/SufD family protein; this encodes MLNAIDRRVLKEVAELEGIPKGAYNIRKNGKLLGREVSANINIETNEKGDGIIIDIKPGTVNESVHIPVILSQAGLHDTVYNTFIVGEGADVTIIAGCGIHCGGKESEGHSGIHEFQIKAGAKVKYVEKHIALGEGTGRRILNPTTKVYMAENAQVEMELTQLGGVDEAKRFNEAKIGAGSVLLITERVMTDGDQVAESRNEVELVGTDSKTNIVSRSVIKGNSSQDFYVNLTAFAKCYGHIECDAIIMDNGSNQTIPALRALHPDAEMTHEASIGKIANDQLMKLMSLGLDYDAAVNRIIQGFLR
- a CDS encoding superoxide dismutase — encoded protein: MSNDILNRESPQVLPFLPYAENALEPVISAKTIGFHYGKHHKGYVDNLKKLVAETQYADMTLEKIISETEGKSDKTAIFNNAAQAWNHAFYWQSLRPKGGGEPASVLQKKIEVSFGSLDACKKELVTAAGAQFGSGWVWLVLDSDMLKVVKTANAEVPMTMSMKPLLTIDVWEHAYYLDYQNRRADYVKAVLDTLINWDFAAENLGC
- a CDS encoding ABC transporter ATP-binding protein, which gives rise to MLELKNITYRVPESDVDAQSPSGRTIIHDLSFTFEAGGFYAITGPNGSGKTTLAKLIMGINELTSGKIIFNGSDITKLPIHERSKAGIVYGFQHPARFKGTTFRDLLSIAAGSDDEDKLIEIISRVGVCSLEFLDKRVDSKLSGGEIKKIELATVIAKNPKVAIYDEPDTGIDLWTIGPMVELLKREQKENKTTTIVVSHNKAFLEAADTLLLIKDGKIGYSGDLAGAVSILEDSSVCKFNELCQGEDNAQCYR